Proteins co-encoded in one Flavivirga eckloniae genomic window:
- a CDS encoding helix-turn-helix domain-containing protein — MMYNETDKNNFKVLFGKNLKRIRESKKLSFRQLATRCNIDYSDISKIEKGKRNIQLSSLLELSIGLDVHPKELFDFEVGLGYNK; from the coding sequence ATGATGTACAACGAAACAGACAAGAACAATTTTAAGGTCTTATTTGGAAAAAACTTAAAAAGAATTAGAGAATCTAAAAAATTAAGCTTTAGACAATTAGCTACTCGTTGCAATATAGATTATAGTGATATTAGTAAAATTGAAAAAGGGAAACGGAATATTCAGTTATCTTCATTGCTGGAATTGTCTATTGGTTTAGATGTTCATCCTAAGGAATTGTTTGATTTTGAGGTTGGTTTGGGCTATAATAAGTGA
- a CDS encoding HEAT repeat domain-containing protein gives MDKFNEDQEFLYLKIKSELTDSTDKRVSEHLDRDRTLIKNTITTVSRVFLWVIALFSVLLTILGIKTYSDIKNAINKTAETSISRELAKTDILKKYENKAKILYTNALTESYLLKLEKLKHNRFSRFELKPEHLEHFIDVIDRPDLDIDTFKSIISILSEARFEPNEKERLMAKLKVILSKDFIFYSYNTEKLTAIFTNLHNIDYDEFKIINRHYIKDSEENLEVRIAAINHLKKTSDYEAIPLLEDLSSSKNEDIQKASLNALAYCNCKNKKVQHYIAKKLTGKINLDKASDLLNIVNESLSGIYSSNKRKSILDEIDEDTLESCLEQSKELVKKLIDKGVMFTYSKFAFSDRPPRLSIYLKNRKSILSSINGDLFFKYHIEQKLLSDATNSLETFSKYLKGLNSINSLVRREQEARIIATINSDKILKLNDTELSSKDINGNIVIELNDNDKVMAKWWDYSDKLIVKEIKELNALEEFRFISRASSSLNELWWK, from the coding sequence ATGGATAAGTTTAATGAAGACCAAGAGTTTCTGTATCTAAAGATAAAATCTGAACTTACCGATTCCACAGATAAACGAGTAAGCGAACATCTTGATCGAGATAGAACATTAATAAAAAATACAATTACCACTGTTTCAAGAGTTTTCTTATGGGTGATAGCGTTATTTTCAGTTTTACTAACAATACTGGGAATAAAAACTTATTCAGACATTAAAAATGCGATAAATAAGACAGCAGAAACAAGCATTAGTAGAGAGTTAGCCAAAACAGATATTTTAAAAAAGTATGAGAACAAAGCAAAAATATTATATACCAACGCACTGACAGAATCTTATCTGTTAAAATTAGAAAAACTAAAGCACAATAGGTTTTCACGATTTGAATTAAAACCTGAACATTTAGAGCACTTTATTGACGTGATTGATCGACCTGATTTAGATATTGATACATTTAAAAGTATTATTTCAATCTTATCTGAGGCGAGATTTGAACCAAATGAGAAAGAGAGATTAATGGCCAAATTAAAAGTTATTCTTTCAAAGGATTTTATTTTTTATTCTTATAATACGGAAAAGCTCACGGCAATATTTACCAACTTACATAATATTGATTATGATGAGTTTAAAATCATAAACAGACACTATATAAAAGATTCAGAAGAAAATTTAGAAGTTAGAATTGCTGCAATAAATCACCTAAAAAAAACTTCCGACTATGAAGCAATTCCTTTACTCGAAGATTTGTCAAGTTCTAAAAATGAAGATATTCAAAAAGCTAGTTTAAATGCTCTCGCTTATTGTAATTGTAAGAATAAAAAAGTTCAGCATTACATAGCTAAAAAATTAACCGGAAAAATCAATCTTGATAAAGCAAGTGATTTGTTGAATATTGTAAATGAATCACTTTCAGGAATATATTCTTCAAATAAAAGGAAATCAATATTAGATGAAATAGATGAGGATACTTTGGAGTCTTGCTTGGAACAATCAAAAGAACTAGTGAAAAAATTGATTGACAAAGGAGTTATGTTTACATATTCAAAATTTGCTTTTTCAGATAGACCCCCCAGGCTCAGTATTTATTTAAAAAATCGAAAATCAATATTATCAAGTATCAATGGAGATTTATTTTTTAAGTATCACATTGAACAGAAATTGTTATCGGATGCAACGAATTCCTTAGAAACATTTTCAAAATACTTGAAAGGTCTTAATAGTATTAATTCTTTAGTAAGACGAGAGCAAGAAGCAAGAATAATCGCTACAATAAATAGTGATAAAATATTAAAATTAAATGACACAGAATTATCGAGTAAAGACATTAACGGAAATATTGTCATTGAACTAAATGATAACGATAAAGTTATGGCAAAATGGTGGGACTACTCTGATAAATTGATTGTCAAGGAAATAAAAGAACTTAATGCTCTTGAAGAGTTTCGTTTTATTTCAAGAGCATCGAGTTCCTTAAATGAACTTTGGTGGAAATGA
- a CDS encoding SulP family inorganic anion transporter, giving the protein MSPKKNKIKDFISALPKNIFSGFVVSLIALPLGLGLAMASDAPPIAGIIAAVIGGILVSILGGSHVTIAGPGNGLVGVLLIAITTLGIESAYAAIVCSGILIMLLGFFRMGKLADFFPSSAIQGMLAAIGLIILGKQFHIMFAHKISREETLDYLFEIPFTINDALHYENKGLIFAALAGILSLAIMMFYSKVRNKYLQLIPAPMWIVILSIGFSYYFELVVHENNPIAKEYMISGIPNIQTIIANTHLPDFSKVGGFSFWSSVLAITLIASIESLLSIKAVDKLDPEKRRSNVNKDLKALGLATIGSGFLGGLNVVTVIARSSVNVNNGASNRSSNFFHAAFLVMFIVLFSTQLTRIPLPALMAILVFTGYKLASPKIIRKIFFIGKEQLIIFFTTLIVTLKIGLITGIIAGVVITFIIHIVLNKTLSLFLRNVMKPNVLMYQEEGHDNYYISVKHFCSFLNYYKLKEKLDAVPEDKEVIVDFSMCSFVDHTVMENMHNYQELFKKRGGHFDVIGLDMHDTDSEHPFALRRLLPVPNIIKNNLTRRQTSMEDLAEDYDLIYTSEKRKEIDFLNHFLFFNTKNINHIYNQLSYKNHTINLFDIEFSEGEFIAKEVVRSTMLHIKLNQAIPEFTLDREGFLEKVYSFAGFKDIPIQNHSDFSKRFYLLGDNEEAITAFFDDDLVHFFESNPYYHIESNGESLLIFGKERLASIKEIKALFDFGKRLKEVVEH; this is encoded by the coding sequence ATGAGTCCTAAAAAAAATAAAATAAAAGATTTTATTAGTGCATTACCCAAAAATATATTTTCGGGCTTTGTAGTTAGTCTTATTGCATTACCATTGGGCTTAGGGCTTGCTATGGCAAGTGATGCGCCACCTATTGCCGGAATTATCGCTGCAGTAATCGGCGGTATTCTTGTTTCTATATTGGGAGGAAGCCATGTAACGATTGCAGGACCCGGTAATGGTCTGGTAGGAGTGCTTTTAATAGCTATAACAACCTTGGGCATAGAAAGCGCATATGCAGCCATTGTGTGCTCCGGAATTTTAATCATGCTACTTGGGTTTTTCAGGATGGGGAAATTGGCAGATTTCTTTCCGTCTTCCGCTATTCAAGGCATGCTTGCTGCTATTGGTTTAATTATTCTTGGTAAGCAGTTTCATATTATGTTTGCTCATAAAATTTCGCGGGAAGAAACTTTAGATTATCTTTTTGAAATTCCGTTTACTATTAACGATGCACTGCATTATGAAAATAAAGGGTTAATATTCGCAGCATTAGCAGGTATTTTAAGCTTGGCTATTATGATGTTCTATTCCAAGGTAAGGAACAAGTACTTGCAACTCATCCCGGCGCCTATGTGGATTGTTATTTTATCCATTGGTTTTAGTTATTACTTCGAACTTGTTGTGCATGAGAACAACCCCATAGCAAAAGAATACATGATCTCCGGGATTCCAAATATTCAAACCATTATCGCGAATACCCATTTACCCGATTTTTCAAAGGTTGGTGGTTTTTCGTTTTGGTCTAGCGTACTCGCCATTACTTTAATTGCAAGTATTGAATCGCTTTTAAGTATTAAGGCGGTAGATAAACTCGATCCTGAAAAAAGACGATCTAATGTAAACAAGGATCTTAAGGCACTTGGTTTAGCCACCATAGGCAGTGGTTTTCTGGGCGGATTAAATGTGGTTACTGTTATCGCGCGAAGTTCTGTTAATGTTAATAATGGTGCTAGTAACAGGTCTTCTAATTTTTTCCATGCGGCCTTTTTAGTTATGTTTATTGTGTTGTTCAGTACTCAATTAACTCGCATTCCTTTACCCGCTTTAATGGCTATTTTGGTGTTTACGGGATACAAACTAGCGTCACCTAAAATTATTAGAAAAATATTCTTTATAGGTAAAGAACAACTCATTATATTTTTTACAACCCTTATTGTAACTCTAAAAATAGGGTTAATAACTGGCATTATAGCTGGGGTAGTTATTACTTTTATTATTCATATTGTTCTTAACAAAACGCTTTCGCTATTCCTTAGAAATGTTATGAAACCGAATGTTTTAATGTATCAGGAAGAAGGTCATGACAATTATTACATTAGTGTAAAGCATTTTTGCAGCTTTTTAAACTACTACAAGCTAAAAGAGAAGTTAGACGCTGTGCCGGAAGATAAAGAAGTTATCGTAGATTTTTCGATGTGCAGTTTTGTAGACCATACGGTTATGGAAAACATGCACAACTATCAGGAGTTATTTAAAAAGCGTGGTGGTCATTTTGATGTGATTGGTTTAGATATGCACGATACCGACTCTGAGCACCCTTTTGCTTTGCGTCGTTTACTGCCCGTGCCAAATATTATTAAAAATAACCTTACCAGACGCCAAACAAGTATGGAAGATCTGGCCGAGGATTATGATTTAATCTACACCTCCGAAAAACGTAAGGAGATAGATTTTTTAAATCACTTCTTGTTTTTCAATACTAAAAACATCAACCATATTTATAATCAATTGTCGTATAAAAACCATACGATAAACCTGTTCGATATAGAATTTTCCGAAGGGGAATTTATAGCCAAGGAAGTCGTTAGGTCTACCATGCTTCATATAAAATTAAATCAGGCCATTCCAGAATTTACATTGGATAGGGAAGGCTTTTTAGAAAAGGTATATTCGTTCGCTGGTTTTAAAGATATTCCTATTCAAAATCATTCTGATTTCTCTAAACGTTTTTATCTACTAGGGGACAACGAAGAAGCCATAACAGCTTTCTTCGACGACGACCTTGTTCATTTCTTTGAAAGTAATCCGTATTACCATATCGAATCTAACGGCGAATCTTTATTGATTTTTGGAAAAGAACGTTTGGCTAGTATTAAAGAGATTAAAGCCCTTTTCGACTTTGGAAAGCGTTTAAAAGAGGTTGTTGAGCATTGA
- a CDS encoding universal stress protein has translation MSLQPFKSIGIGVAFSPNLKANLFEAARLSLFFNSKLILIHVGEVSDDKVKMLKVFLKPFEKDNLKYEVVYKPGDPVNVILSTTEEKDIDLLILGALQRERFLKYYVGSIARKITRKAKCSVLLLIKPSVERVACEHIVVNGLEDPKTEQTIKAAYYVASHLSAEKITIVEEIKQEQVSVKVDDDKSLRKANIIKERIRLRENSRIKDIIEHIPEKYTKSIVTKLQPIFGKQGYSIGHYAQISRADLLVMNAPSKMTFWDRLFPHDIEHILTELPTDVLILQ, from the coding sequence TTGTCTTTACAACCATTTAAAAGTATTGGTATTGGCGTAGCCTTTTCTCCTAACTTGAAAGCAAATCTTTTTGAGGCTGCTAGATTATCCCTTTTCTTTAATTCCAAGTTAATTTTAATACATGTTGGAGAGGTATCTGATGATAAGGTAAAAATGCTTAAGGTGTTTTTAAAACCTTTCGAGAAGGACAATTTAAAGTATGAGGTTGTTTACAAACCGGGAGATCCGGTAAACGTTATTTTATCGACCACCGAAGAAAAAGATATCGATCTCCTTATCCTTGGAGCTTTACAGCGCGAGCGCTTTTTAAAGTACTATGTAGGGTCTATTGCCAGAAAAATTACACGTAAAGCAAAATGTTCTGTTTTACTATTAATAAAACCTTCGGTAGAGCGTGTAGCATGTGAACACATTGTTGTAAATGGTTTAGAAGACCCAAAAACCGAGCAGACCATAAAAGCAGCATATTATGTTGCCAGCCATCTCAGTGCAGAAAAAATCACTATTGTTGAAGAAATAAAACAAGAGCAGGTTTCTGTAAAGGTAGACGACGATAAATCCTTGCGTAAAGCTAATATTATTAAAGAGCGTATAAGACTTAGAGAAAACTCGAGAATTAAAGACATTATAGAACATATTCCAGAAAAATACACTAAAAGTATTGTTACCAAATTACAGCCTATTTTCGGTAAACAAGGATACTCCATTGGGCACTATGCCCAAATTTCAAGAGCCGACTTATTGGTGATGAATGCCCCAAGTAAAATGACATTTTGGGACCGTTTATTTCCGCATGATATCGAACATATTTTAACCGAATTACCAACAGACGTGCTAATCCTTCAATGA
- a CDS encoding cation:proton antiporter: MLELAGIIILGILAQWVAWKFKIPAILPLILIGLLVGPIAAEFLSDDGSKWIEPIWNGEKGLFPGEGLFYFVSLAISIILFEGGLTLKRSEIDNVGPVITKLITIGSAVTFFGAGILAHFVFGLSWELSFLFSALIIVTGPTVITPILRNIPLKKDVSTVLKWEGILIDPIGALVAVLVFEFISVEGDSGFTKTALIEFGKIILFGTTFGFTFAHALAFVINKKLVPHYLLNVVSLSTVLLVFVESEVFAHESGLLAVVVMGMVLGNSKLKNIKELLYFKESLSVLLISILFILLAANINIEDLMLLVSWKTALLFASVVFIVRPLGVFLSTSKSKLKTNEKVFISWVGPRGIVAAGIASLFGSKLMKQGVEGAEYITPLVFMIVLGTVLLNATTARGFAKIVGVFLKRSEGILILGASQVSRLIGQYLMKNQRHVVLIDSNQANIQMAQELGLEAINTDIYSEDLDDNIELNDMGFLMALTGSADINNYAIDKFGKQFGENGSFRLITADEMNGPDNVPNEGLFSQTDDFNVLTEAARKNPKIHEIKINDKAHCKTLIAIANKEPDTVPLFIKDKNGVLEIISSYNNAIDRVEKGYKLVYLGEPIKEEE; the protein is encoded by the coding sequence ATGTTAGAGCTAGCAGGTATTATAATATTAGGTATTTTGGCACAATGGGTAGCATGGAAGTTCAAGATTCCCGCTATTTTACCATTAATCTTAATTGGTTTGTTGGTCGGGCCTATTGCTGCCGAATTTTTAAGCGACGATGGTTCAAAATGGATAGAACCTATTTGGAATGGAGAAAAAGGACTGTTTCCTGGTGAAGGTTTGTTCTACTTTGTGTCGCTGGCTATTAGTATTATTCTTTTTGAAGGCGGATTAACATTAAAGCGTTCCGAAATAGATAATGTAGGTCCCGTTATTACTAAATTGATAACAATAGGTTCTGCAGTTACTTTTTTTGGAGCAGGGATATTGGCTCATTTCGTTTTTGGACTAAGCTGGGAGCTGTCATTTTTGTTTTCGGCATTAATAATTGTTACCGGACCAACAGTAATCACGCCTATTTTAAGAAATATTCCGCTTAAAAAAGATGTGTCGACCGTATTGAAATGGGAGGGTATTTTAATAGATCCTATTGGGGCTTTGGTAGCGGTACTCGTATTCGAATTTATTAGTGTTGAAGGCGATAGCGGTTTTACTAAGACAGCTTTAATTGAATTTGGAAAGATTATTCTTTTCGGTACTACTTTTGGCTTTACGTTTGCCCATGCCTTGGCGTTTGTTATTAATAAAAAATTGGTTCCGCATTATCTGTTAAATGTTGTATCGCTTTCTACGGTACTATTGGTTTTTGTTGAATCGGAAGTCTTTGCACACGAATCGGGTTTATTGGCAGTTGTTGTTATGGGAATGGTTTTAGGGAATAGTAAATTAAAGAACATAAAAGAACTGCTTTATTTTAAGGAATCACTGAGCGTTTTATTAATTTCAATTCTTTTCATCCTATTGGCAGCAAATATTAATATTGAAGATTTAATGCTGCTTGTTAGCTGGAAAACAGCGTTGCTTTTTGCTTCTGTTGTTTTTATTGTTAGGCCTTTGGGAGTGTTTTTGAGTACTTCGAAATCTAAGTTAAAAACAAACGAAAAGGTATTTATAAGCTGGGTTGGTCCACGGGGTATAGTGGCTGCCGGTATTGCCTCGCTGTTTGGAAGCAAGTTAATGAAACAGGGTGTTGAAGGTGCCGAATATATAACACCTTTGGTATTTATGATTGTTCTTGGAACTGTTTTGCTTAATGCAACCACGGCTAGAGGGTTTGCCAAAATAGTTGGTGTTTTTCTAAAAAGATCGGAAGGTATTTTAATTTTAGGAGCATCTCAGGTTTCCAGATTAATAGGACAATATTTAATGAAAAACCAAAGACATGTGGTTTTAATAGACAGCAATCAGGCTAATATCCAGATGGCACAAGAATTGGGACTTGAAGCTATAAATACCGATATATATTCTGAAGATTTAGATGACAATATAGAACTTAACGATATGGGGTTTTTAATGGCTCTAACTGGTAGTGCAGATATCAATAATTATGCTATTGATAAGTTTGGAAAACAATTTGGCGAAAATGGGTCGTTTAGATTGATAACGGCCGATGAAATGAATGGCCCTGATAATGTTCCTAATGAAGGTTTATTTTCTCAAACAGACGACTTTAATGTGCTTACAGAGGCCGCTCGAAAAAATCCTAAAATTCATGAAATTAAAATTAACGATAAGGCACATTGTAAAACTTTAATTGCGATTGCAAATAAAGAACCAGATACGGTACCTCTATTTATTAAAGATAAGAATGGCGTTTTAGAAATAATATCTTCTTATAACAATGCTATTGATAGGGTTGAAAAAGGCTATAAATTGGTTTATTTGGGAGAGCCTATAAAAGAAGAGGAATAG
- a CDS encoding glycoside hydrolase family 31 protein → MILNTELEYKGNLFPSKIVSYEKNLNVLSFTTENNVILEITVRRDSVLRFRYSTTGSFENDFSYAITKYASRGYNHLEVTESDDNYIITTAKLICHVSKADLRTSIFDANDNALICEDELGFHWEESYEHGGDIVKMSKTSQPGESYYGLGDKPVDNNLKGKRFENWVTDSYAYGRDTDPIYKAIPFYTGLHHKKSYGIFFDNTFRSFFDFCQERRNITSFWAQGGEMNYYFIYGPEMSDVVANYTDLTGKPHELPALWALGYHQCKWSYYPESNVKEITAKFRELQIPCDAIYLDIDYMQGFRCFTWSKEHFPDPKRMVAELADDGFKTIVIIDPGIKIDMDYSIFKEGLEKDYFCKRADGPYMKGKVWPGECYFPDFTRPEVREWWSTLFKELIEDIGVKGVWNDMNEPAVMDVPGKTFPDDVRHDYDGNPCSHRKAHNIYGMQMARATYQGLKKFSYPKRPFVITRAAYSGTQRYTSSWTGDNVATWDHLNIANLQAQRMCMSGFSFIGSDIGGFAEQPNGELYARWIQLGIFHPFCRTHSSGDHGDQEPWAFGDTITDVVRKFIELRYQLLPYLYTAFWRYAEEGVPILKSLVLYDQEDSQTHYRNDEFIFGEEILACPITGPNQKGRRMYIPRGKWYNFWTDEVVIGGQELWVDADLDSMPIFVKEGAIIPKYPVQQYVGEKVIDELLLDVYYKLGKENSTVYEDATDGYDYIKGRYSLRDFKLLGKENELIIQQHKSGKFITTYKTFKLCLHGLPFEISKVQVDNEEILFKDIKLNGDNTLVLNKEFTELHIMA, encoded by the coding sequence ATGATTTTAAATACAGAATTAGAATATAAAGGAAACTTGTTTCCATCTAAAATAGTTTCATACGAAAAGAATCTGAACGTCCTCTCATTTACCACAGAGAACAATGTTATATTGGAAATTACCGTACGTCGAGATAGTGTTTTACGATTTAGATACAGTACAACAGGTAGTTTTGAAAATGACTTTTCTTATGCCATAACCAAATATGCAAGCAGGGGCTATAACCATCTTGAAGTTACCGAAAGTGACGATAATTACATTATAACTACGGCCAAACTTATTTGTCATGTTTCAAAAGCCGACTTACGAACCTCTATTTTCGATGCTAACGATAACGCTTTAATTTGTGAAGACGAACTCGGGTTTCATTGGGAAGAAAGTTATGAGCATGGCGGCGATATTGTAAAGATGTCCAAAACCTCTCAGCCAGGTGAAAGTTACTATGGTTTGGGCGATAAGCCTGTAGACAACAACCTTAAAGGAAAGCGTTTTGAAAATTGGGTAACAGATTCTTATGCCTATGGCAGGGATACCGACCCTATTTATAAAGCTATCCCGTTTTATACAGGATTACACCATAAAAAATCTTATGGAATCTTTTTTGATAACACATTCCGTTCGTTTTTTGATTTTTGTCAAGAACGTCGTAACATAACCAGTTTTTGGGCTCAAGGTGGCGAAATGAATTACTATTTCATCTATGGTCCCGAAATGTCTGATGTTGTTGCCAATTATACCGATTTAACAGGGAAACCCCACGAGTTACCAGCACTTTGGGCTTTAGGCTATCACCAATGTAAATGGAGTTATTATCCAGAATCGAACGTAAAAGAAATTACTGCGAAATTCAGGGAATTACAGATTCCTTGTGATGCCATTTATTTAGATATCGACTATATGCAAGGGTTTAGGTGCTTTACATGGAGTAAAGAACATTTTCCAGATCCTAAAAGAATGGTTGCTGAATTGGCAGACGATGGCTTTAAAACCATCGTTATTATAGATCCGGGTATTAAAATAGATATGGATTACTCGATATTTAAGGAAGGCCTCGAAAAAGATTATTTCTGTAAACGCGCAGACGGACCTTATATGAAAGGAAAAGTATGGCCAGGTGAATGCTACTTCCCCGATTTTACGAGACCAGAAGTAAGAGAATGGTGGTCTACTTTGTTTAAGGAACTTATTGAAGATATAGGTGTAAAAGGTGTTTGGAATGATATGAATGAGCCAGCTGTTATGGATGTTCCCGGTAAGACCTTCCCTGATGATGTAAGACACGATTACGATGGTAATCCGTGCAGCCATAGAAAAGCTCATAATATTTACGGTATGCAAATGGCTCGAGCAACTTATCAGGGTTTAAAAAAATTCTCGTATCCTAAAAGACCGTTTGTAATTACTAGAGCCGCATATTCTGGTACACAACGCTACACATCTAGTTGGACAGGTGATAATGTCGCTACCTGGGATCATTTAAATATAGCAAACCTACAGGCACAACGCATGTGTATGTCGGGGTTCTCGTTCATAGGATCGGATATTGGTGGATTTGCAGAACAACCTAATGGCGAATTGTATGCCCGTTGGATTCAATTGGGTATTTTCCACCCATTCTGTAGAACGCATTCTTCCGGAGATCATGGTGATCAAGAACCATGGGCTTTTGGAGATACAATAACCGACGTGGTAAGAAAGTTTATCGAATTAAGATATCAATTACTGCCATACTTATACACTGCTTTTTGGAGATATGCAGAAGAAGGTGTTCCGATTTTAAAATCGTTAGTGCTTTACGATCAAGAAGATTCTCAAACGCACTACAGAAATGATGAATTTATTTTTGGTGAAGAAATACTGGCATGCCCAATTACAGGACCTAACCAGAAAGGAAGACGCATGTATATTCCTAGAGGGAAATGGTATAATTTCTGGACGGATGAAGTAGTAATCGGAGGTCAGGAGTTATGGGTAGATGCAGATCTGGACAGTATGCCAATTTTTGTAAAAGAAGGCGCTATTATACCTAAATATCCTGTTCAGCAATATGTAGGTGAAAAGGTTATTGACGAATTATTATTGGATGTATATTACAAACTAGGTAAAGAAAACTCTACGGTTTATGAAGATGCTACAGATGGTTACGATTACATTAAGGGAAGATATAGTTTAAGAGACTTTAAATTGCTTGGTAAGGAAAACGAACTAATCATTCAACAGCATAAATCCGGTAAGTTTATAACAACGTATAAAACGTTTAAATTATGCTTACATGGTTTACCTTTTGAAATTTCTAAAGTTCAGGTTGATAATGAAGAAATTCTTTTTAAGGATATTAAGCTTAATGGTGATAACACGTTAGTTCTTAATAAAGAGTTTACAGAGCTTCATATTATGGCTTAA
- the glgB gene encoding 1,4-alpha-glucan branching protein GlgB: MAHVKPFSLFTEFDIDLFKAGKHYRLYEKFGSHITTREGVEGTYFAVWAPSAKSVSVIGDFNFWVEGVHQLNVRWDSSGIWEGFIPLIGKGNLYKYKIESHHNNVTTVKADPYARRCEHPPKTASIIWDDSYAWKDKDWMKKRKKHNAIDAPFSVYEVHLGSWKRHLEEKRFLSYFELADSLVNYVKDMNFTHVELMPIMEYPYDPSWGYQLTGYFAPTSRFGYPEEFKYLIDKLHQNDIGIILDWVPSHFPEDAHGLGFFDGSSLYEHPDKRKGYHPDWKSLIFNYERNEVRSFLISNAIFWLDQYHADGLRVDAVASMLFLDYSREDGEWEPNIHGGKENLAAISFFKELNKEVYKSFPDVQTIAEESTAFPMVSKPVFSGGLGFGMKWMMGWMHDTLEYFSKDPIYRKHHQNDITFSLAYAFTENFMLPLSHDEVVYGKNSILGRMPGDEWQRFANLRLLYGYMFTHPGTKLLFMGGEFGQYNEWNFEKSLDWNLLEFEPHKNLQNYYKALNTLYKTTPALYENGFSNEGFEWISFDDHENCVMSYIRKGYDAKHNLIVVCNFTPTVRENYKIGIPIKAKLKEIFNSDAKAFGGSDVLNNKQIITKKDPWNGRDYSAEITLAPLAISVFEFK, encoded by the coding sequence ATGGCACACGTAAAACCTTTTAGCTTATTTACAGAATTCGATATCGATCTTTTTAAAGCAGGAAAACATTATCGACTTTATGAAAAATTCGGATCACATATAACAACTAGAGAAGGCGTTGAAGGCACATATTTCGCAGTCTGGGCACCAAGCGCTAAATCGGTATCTGTAATTGGCGATTTTAACTTCTGGGTAGAAGGCGTACATCAATTAAATGTACGTTGGGACTCAAGTGGTATTTGGGAAGGTTTTATTCCTTTAATAGGAAAAGGCAATCTTTATAAATATAAGATTGAAAGCCACCATAACAATGTAACAACAGTAAAAGCTGATCCATATGCGAGGCGCTGCGAACATCCACCTAAAACGGCATCGATAATCTGGGACGATTCCTATGCCTGGAAAGATAAAGACTGGATGAAAAAGCGCAAGAAACACAATGCTATAGACGCGCCCTTTTCTGTTTACGAAGTGCATTTAGGATCCTGGAAAAGACATCTGGAAGAAAAGCGGTTTTTATCCTATTTCGAATTAGCCGATAGTTTGGTAAACTATGTAAAAGACATGAATTTTACACATGTAGAACTCATGCCTATTATGGAATATCCTTACGATCCATCTTGGGGATACCAGCTAACAGGCTATTTTGCACCAACATCCCGCTTCGGTTATCCCGAAGAGTTTAAGTATTTGATTGATAAACTACACCAAAACGATATTGGAATTATTTTAGATTGGGTACCATCACATTTTCCCGAAGACGCACACGGTCTTGGTTTTTTTGATGGTTCTAGCTTATACGAACACCCAGATAAAAGAAAAGGGTACCATCCAGATTGGAAAAGTTTAATCTTTAATTACGAACGCAACGAAGTTAGGTCTTTCCTAATAAGTAATGCCATTTTCTGGTTGGATCAATATCATGCAGACGGATTGCGCGTAGATGCAGTAGCATCTATGCTGTTTTTAGATTACTCCCGCGAAGATGGTGAATGGGAACCAAACATCCATGGAGGCAAAGAAAACCTAGCTGCTATTAGCTTTTTTAAAGAATTAAATAAGGAGGTTTACAAGTCTTTCCCAGATGTTCAAACCATTGCAGAAGAATCTACGGCATTTCCTATGGTGTCTAAACCAGTGTTCTCTGGCGGACTGGGTTTTGGAATGAAATGGATGATGGGTTGGATGCACGATACTTTAGAGTATTTTTCCAAAGATCCTATTTACAGAAAACACCATCAAAACGATATAACATTTAGTTTGGCATATGCCTTTACCGAAAACTTTATGCTTCCATTATCGCATGACGAAGTTGTTTATGGAAAGAACTCTATTTTAGGCAGAATGCCAGGCGATGAATGGCAGCGCTTTGCAAACCTTCGATTGCTTTACGGTTATATGTTCACTCACCCTGGAACCAAGTTATTGTTTATGGGTGGCGAATTTGGTCAATATAACGAATGGAATTTCGAGAAAAGCCTCGATTGGAACCTGCTGGAGTTTGAGCCACACAAAAATCTTCAAAACTATTATAAAGCATTAAACACACTATATAAAACAACTCCTGCGTTGTACGAAAACGGATTTAGCAACGAGGGGTTTGAATGGATTAGCTTCGACGACCATGAGAACTGCGTTATGTCTTACATAAGAAAAGGGTACGACGCTAAACATAACCTCATTGTTGTTTGTAATTTCACCCCAACAGTTAGGGAAAATTATAAAATTGGAATTCCAATAAAAGCAAAACTCAAAGAGATTTTTAATAGTGACGCTAAAGCGTTTGGAGGTAGCGATGTTTTAAACAATAAACAAATTATCACAAAAAAAGATCCTTGGAATGGTAGGGATTATTCAGCAGAAATAACACTAGCACCCCTGGCCATATCTGTATTTGAATTTAAATAG